The proteins below come from a single Asanoa ferruginea genomic window:
- a CDS encoding DUF4389 domain-containing protein, protein MTATTYPVRVDARFEPHLSRWLWLIKWLLAIPHFVILIFLWFAFFVVSVVAFFAILFTGRYPRPMFDFNLGVLRWTWRVNYYSYGALGTDQYPPFTLDDAPDYPATLRVPYPEHLSRGLVLVKWWLLALPHLIIVGILVGGGSWFAFRDDTQGFSWTAGGLIGLLVLIAAVILAVTGTYPRGLYDFILGLNRWVLRVYAYTALMTDAYPPFRLDTGGTDPGSEVIAP, encoded by the coding sequence ATGACCGCGACCACCTATCCGGTACGTGTCGACGCACGCTTCGAGCCACACCTGTCCCGCTGGCTGTGGCTGATCAAATGGCTCCTGGCCATCCCACACTTCGTGATCCTGATCTTCCTCTGGTTCGCGTTCTTCGTGGTGTCGGTGGTCGCCTTCTTCGCGATCCTGTTCACCGGCCGCTACCCCAGGCCGATGTTCGACTTCAACCTCGGCGTGCTCCGCTGGACCTGGCGGGTCAACTACTACTCCTACGGCGCGCTGGGCACCGACCAATATCCACCGTTCACATTGGACGACGCGCCCGACTACCCGGCCACCCTGCGGGTGCCCTACCCCGAACACCTCTCCCGCGGCCTGGTGCTGGTCAAGTGGTGGCTGCTCGCCCTGCCACACCTGATCATCGTCGGCATCCTCGTGGGCGGCGGCAGTTGGTTCGCGTTCCGCGACGACACCCAGGGCTTTTCCTGGACGGCCGGTGGCCTGATCGGCCTGCTGGTCCTCATCGCGGCCGTGATACTCGCCGTCACCGGCACCTACCCGCGCGGCCTCTACGACTTCATCCTCGGCCTCAACCGCTGGGTCCTGCGGGTGTATGCCTACACGGCGCTGATGACCGACGCCTACCCGCCGTTCCGGCTGGACACCGGTGGCACCGACCCGGGCAGCGAGGTCATCGCACCGTAA